In Ostrea edulis chromosome 6, xbOstEdul1.1, whole genome shotgun sequence, a single window of DNA contains:
- the LOC125646921 gene encoding uncharacterized protein LOC125646921 gives MVIGEENAIIDGVQGGIDSSLLQLLTNDGNICNVQIVQSEPEFSTTSPPIIPLSPRLPLPAPLHVPSASSSVPAGNTCTRCAKVQTDNHNRQSEIEEMTIRKLHLEIEYYEMKLKKIEGGIGDDDLY, from the exons ATGGTGATTGGGGAAGAAAATGCCATCATTGATGGAGTACAGGGAGGGATTGACTCTTCCTTGCTTCAATTGCTGACCAATGATGGGAACATTTG tAATGTTCAGATTGTTCAGAGTGAACCTGAGTTCAGCACGACATCGCCTCCTATCATACCCCTCTCACCAAGATTGCCATTGCCAGCTCCTCTACATGTTCCTTCAGCCTCTTCCTCTGTGCCAgcaggaaatacatgtacaagatgcGCCAAAGTCCAGACAGACAACCACAACAGGCAAAGTGAAATAGAGGAAATGACAATTCGGAAACTTCATCTCGAAATTGaatattatgaaatgaaattgaaaaaaattgaagGAGGAATAGGTGATGATGATCTGtattaa